TCCAGTCTGGCTATAAAGCCTGCTTTGTCAGATCAATATTTTCAGTCTGTTAAAACGGATGCAGGTAAAACCTATTGCATTGGAATTGAGAGAGGATTTCTTGATTGGCCTGGTCCTCAATTTAGTGATGGAGGAAATCAGGGCAAATGGTCACTTGATGATCAAGATTGGTATGTTGGTTACCAGACTTCAAAACGTGGAGCATTAGCAAAAGAATTATCAAATAAAAGCGGTTTTCTTTACGCATTCGGTACAAATGTAGATAATAATATTGAGTGGAGGAACAGTGGGTTCAGGCAACAGACTTATTACAGCAATAGCAATAATAGCGAACCGGGCTTAAAAAATGTCGGAAACTTTGCCAAAGCATTTGATTCAGAACAATGCGAATCACCTGATCCAATCCTTCCAATCAATCCGGGCGACATTACTGTTCCCCTTGATCCCGCCAATCCTGACAACGAAGTTCAACCTTCACAACCAACCCTTATTGATTACTTAAGTGGCATAGATCGAGAAACACGACTTCGAAATCTCGGCAGAGCTGTCAATGCTCTCGTGATTCCACGCAACGTTACAGCCAGTGGTTTAGCTACTCAAGCATATGTAAATGATCTTTCTGACACAATCTTAGAACGATTACCATCCCGCCAACTCAAGACTGAATTATCTGAAGTAAATTCGCAAAACCAAGACAGCAATCAAGAATTTGAAATAGGAGGAAAAAAATACTTTGAAAGTTCGGACCTTCAAAGCTCGTTTTTAGAGTCTGCGGGTACACGAGGCTGGGTACGAGGTTTTGGAGGAAGTAACTCACCTTCCAAAACAGGCGGCCTCACAAGAAATAATATTGAATACCCTGACGTATACAACAACTTTTATTCCACACATGGAGGCTTTGTTGTTGGCATCGATACATCCATCACAGAGAATATTCAATTAGGCTTTTTTGGTAACTACGGTAATATTTCTCTTCAGCAGTTTTCAGGGGATTACACAGGTGGTGGCTCATGGAATCCTGAGGGCTGGGGTGGTGGAATCTCGGCTTCTTATTGGACGGAAAGCTTTTACATTCAAGGACTTTTTGGTGCAACATCATTTTCCGGAACAAACATACGTGAAGTAAAGATTCCACGTATTATCAATGAAAATTATCGTGCCACTAAAAATACAACTTCTTATATGGGTGCCTTAAGGATAGGAGCACCTCTAACATCTGGTAGAACAATTATTGAACCACAATTTACAGCAATTTGGAATGGCATTCAAAACTCCGAATTTACTGAATCAGGTCGTTTTGACAGCCTAGCCCTAAAAACTAATTCTTATTACGAGCAATTTCTCCAGACTGCATTAGGCGCCAAACTTTCATGGCCGATTCCCCAAAAGAATGGCAACTTATTCACACCTACAGTTCGTGTTGCATGGCTTGCTGATTGGAACACTGGGAATGGAGATATTTCTTTTGAACTTGCTAATGCCAAAAATTCTGTTAAAGCAAAAATTCCATCAAACCAAACAAACGAGAATGGTGTCTTATTAGAAGGGGGAATTGATTATGCAATCTTTAATGGTCCAACTTCAGGGTGGAAACTATATTTCAAAGGGGGTGCGAAAATTTGGGCAAATAGATCAACAGATTGGCGTACCAGCGGAGGCCTTACGTTTCAATTCTAAAACATAAATACTAAAGTGATTTGATAACTTTCGACAGCATAGGCAGATGATCAAAAATGTGATACTTCAAATCTTTAACTAATTAGACATCCTTACATCGAATTAATGTTGACACGCTAAAAGACGATATCAAATTAAAATATTTGATTTGATATTGCCATCATATCTAATTCAACTCTAAGGTCATTAACGCAAGCCCAGCCTTCAGTCCAATCGGAGTGATTTAAAGATGTCTTATTTCACCTGGAAAGAAGCTGGTCTCACGAGCGACTGCTCCAGCCTTGAGGCGATGGCCTCCCGCTTTGAAGAAGCAGCCAGCCTGATGCGCCGCATGGCACAACAAGGCTTTGAGCTCAACTCAAAAGGACGTCAACAACGCATCACCCACAGCGATGCCGAAGTCTTTGAGTCTTGGGGCTTCGTGAATGAAGAATCTGCCTTCCGCCAGCTCACCTTGATGAGCGATCCATCCACCGAATCGCCCGCAACCTAATCAACGACGGCGAAAGCCACCAATCACCCACACCAGTACAAACAAAAAGGAAGATAGCCCGAGGTAGATCAAGGCCCACTTTTGAACAGTGGCGATCTCCCAGCCGAACAGCAGACCATTGGCCGCGTCTCCAGCCGTTGTAAACGCAAGCGGCAAAGGCATGAGGGCAGAGCGAGAAGATCAAGCCATGCTGCCTTGAAAACCGCCATGACGAACTTCCCAAAAACAGTGATGCTGCTCGGCAGCGGCGAACTGGGCAAAGAGGTTGCGATCGCCGCCCAGAGACTGGGTTGCCACGTCATCGCCTGCGACCGTTACGCCGATGCGCCAGCCATGCAGGTCGCAGATCAGGCCGAAGTGCTGACCATGACCGATCCAAACGCCCTAAAGACTGTTGTGAACAAGCATCAGCCGGATGTGCTGATCCCAGAAATCGAAGCGCTGGCAGTGGATGCCTTGCAAGCACTGGAAGACACCGGCATTTGCGTGATTCCCACCGCCAGGGCCACTGCAGTAACGATGAATCGCGACCGAATCAGGAATCTTGCTGCGGGTGAACTCGGACTACGCACCGCACGCTTTGCCTATGCCTCCGATGCACAGGAGCTCCAGCGTGCCGCCGCACCGTTGGGTTGGCCCGTGGTCGTCAAGCCAGTGATGAGTTCCTCGGGGAAAGGCCAAAGTGTGGTTCACTCCGCTGCTGAATTAGATAAAGCCTGGGAGATCGCCATGGCAGGAGCCCGAGGCAGTTCCGCCCAGGTGATCGTGGAGGAATTTCTTGATTTTGATCTTGAAATCACCCTGCTCACCATCCGTCAACACGATGGAACCACCCTGTTTTGCCCACCGATTGGGCATCAACAAGCCAATGGCGACTACCAATGCAGTTGGCAGCCTGCGTCGATCTCGCCCAGCCAACTGCAACAAGCCCAAACGATGGCCCGCACAGTCACCGACAACCTTGGCGGTGCCGGTCTGTTTGGGGTGGAATTTTTCTTATGCGGCGATGAAGTGGTGTTTTCTGAGCTCTCTCCACGACCGCATGACACCGGGCTAGTGACGTTGATCAGCCAAAACCTAAGCGAATTCGACCTGCATCTCCGTGCCGTATTGGGGCTACCGATCCCCTCGATCACTGCTGCCGATGCTGCAGCCAGCCGCGTCATCCTGGCCGAGAGCCAGGGACACCATGTTCAATTCAGTGGTGTGGAACAAGCGCTCACGGAGCCAGACACCAACCTTCTGCTCTTTGGCAAACGAGAGGCTCGGCCAGGGCGTCGGATGGGCGTTGCCCTAGCCCGCGGTACCCAGATCAACGAAGCCTTAGCCAAGGCAGACCGCTGTGCAGCGGCAGTGAAGGTTCAGGTCATGGATTGATCCTGCCGGGCTCGTCCGCCCAAAAACCGATAGTGCTGGATCCCTTCCAGCACGCCTGGTAATTGGGAGCGACTCGCAAAGTAAACACGCTGTTGCTTTCGAAAATCATCCAAACAAGGATCGTGATCGCCCAAAACAACGGTGGTGGGTCGACCGCAAACCAACTCACCATCTCCCTGTTCACTGGCCACAACCAACATCTGTTCCAGTGGAAGGCCCCAGCGCAAAGCAAGAAAACGGATCGCTTCGCTGCGGGATGCCCGCATCGGCAACACGTCTAGAAACCAATGACAGCGCAATTGAGGACGCGCCGCCTGGTGACGCTGGCGCAGACGTTGTCGGATCAAGGGAAGGATCTCTTCTCCAGCATCGCGAATCGTGTAGCTCAACTTGTACGAACCTTGCTGCTCAGGTCGCTGCAATGCAATGTGATCGGTGAGGTCAGCCAGGGCACTTTCCACACCTGCGCGGTCCCAATCCACTCCAATCTGAGCCGACCAAAACAAATCAGGTTCACTTTCCTGGCCGTAGTGAATCTCCGTACCAGCCCCAGTGATCCACACTTTGGGTTCCGGTAACAACAGCTCCCCAAAACGTTGTCTGGCAGCAGGCAATGAACGGCCCGACAGAATCCCTAAAGAACAACGGTCGAGCTGCTCACGCAAAACCTTGAGTGCATCACCATCCGGCTGTTCCAAATTGCTGTCGAGATCAAGCAACAGCAACCGGTCGCCCAAGGGCCGGAAACCTCCAGTGGAGACGGTCTGACTGGATGGAAGCGCGATTGGCTGGGTTACCGCCATCAGACGCTCCTGCATCAATGCCAGGTAAGAACAAACGTGAGCGTCCCAACTGAAGTGGCGACTCACCGCCTCCACGCCGTTGTCACTCCAGCGGCTCCAGCGTTGAAGATCAGAACCCGCACACTCCAAAGCATCTTGAAGCGCCTCTCGATCCGTCACATCTGCGAGTAAGCCGTTGTCACAGCGAGCAAGGATGTCCCGTGGACCTCCGTCATCGGTCGCAACCATCGGCAATCCGCAAGCGGCTGCTTCCAACAAGGTGAGTCCAAAAGGCTCTGTGAGCGCAGGATTCACAAAGAGGCCGCGGCGCTCGGCAGCCCAGCGATAGATGGCAGGAATCTGATCGCGACGATGCTGCTTGGGATAGGCAATACGGCCATAGAGGTCGTAGCGATCAACGAGATCAAACACCTGCTGAAACACGTCGCGCTGCTGTTTCTCCATCTGCCGGGGATCCT
The Synechococcus sp. CC9311 DNA segment above includes these coding regions:
- a CDS encoding autotransporter outer membrane beta-barrel domain-containing protein; translated protein: MASSLAIKPALSDQYFQSVKTDAGKTYCIGIERGFLDWPGPQFSDGGNQGKWSLDDQDWYVGYQTSKRGALAKELSNKSGFLYAFGTNVDNNIEWRNSGFRQQTYYSNSNNSEPGLKNVGNFAKAFDSEQCESPDPILPINPGDITVPLDPANPDNEVQPSQPTLIDYLSGIDRETRLRNLGRAVNALVIPRNVTASGLATQAYVNDLSDTILERLPSRQLKTELSEVNSQNQDSNQEFEIGGKKYFESSDLQSSFLESAGTRGWVRGFGGSNSPSKTGGLTRNNIEYPDVYNNFYSTHGGFVVGIDTSITENIQLGFFGNYGNISLQQFSGDYTGGGSWNPEGWGGGISASYWTESFYIQGLFGATSFSGTNIREVKIPRIINENYRATKNTTSYMGALRIGAPLTSGRTIIEPQFTAIWNGIQNSEFTESGRFDSLALKTNSYYEQFLQTALGAKLSWPIPQKNGNLFTPTVRVAWLADWNTGNGDISFELANAKNSVKAKIPSNQTNENGVLLEGGIDYAIFNGPTSGWKLYFKGGAKIWANRSTDWRTSGGLTFQF
- a CDS encoding HAD family hydrolase, producing MGFRLLHLHLHGLFRSHDLELGRDADTGGQTLYVLELVRSLAARAEVDRVDVVTRLIQDRRVSADYAQPVEAIAAGAGIQRFAFGPKRYLRKELLWPYLEDLADQLVVHLQKPENRPDWIHAHYADAGYVGALLSRRLGIPLVFTGHSLGREKQRRLIAGGGDHQQLEQTYSISRRIDAEELALAHADLVITSTRQECDQQYSRYGGFRAERAEVVPPGVDARRFHPGSEAVEAREVEELLTPFLRQPELPPLLAISRAVRRKNIPALVEAFGRSAVLRQRHNLVLVLGCREDPRQMEKQQRDVFQQVFDLVDRYDLYGRIAYPKQHRRDQIPAIYRWAAERRGLFVNPALTEPFGLTLLEAAACGLPMVATDDGGPRDILARCDNGLLADVTDREALQDALECAGSDLQRWSRWSDNGVEAVSRHFSWDAHVCSYLALMQERLMAVTQPIALPSSQTVSTGGFRPLGDRLLLLDLDSNLEQPDGDALKVLREQLDRCSLGILSGRSLPAARQRFGELLLPEPKVWITGAGTEIHYGQESEPDLFWSAQIGVDWDRAGVESALADLTDHIALQRPEQQGSYKLSYTIRDAGEEILPLIRQRLRQRHQAARPQLRCHWFLDVLPMRASRSEAIRFLALRWGLPLEQMLVVASEQGDGELVCGRPTTVVLGDHDPCLDDFRKQQRVYFASRSQLPGVLEGIQHYRFLGGRARQDQSMT
- the purT gene encoding formate-dependent phosphoribosylglycinamide formyltransferase, with the protein product MTNFPKTVMLLGSGELGKEVAIAAQRLGCHVIACDRYADAPAMQVADQAEVLTMTDPNALKTVVNKHQPDVLIPEIEALAVDALQALEDTGICVIPTARATAVTMNRDRIRNLAAGELGLRTARFAYASDAQELQRAAAPLGWPVVVKPVMSSSGKGQSVVHSAAELDKAWEIAMAGARGSSAQVIVEEFLDFDLEITLLTIRQHDGTTLFCPPIGHQQANGDYQCSWQPASISPSQLQQAQTMARTVTDNLGGAGLFGVEFFLCGDEVVFSELSPRPHDTGLVTLISQNLSEFDLHLRAVLGLPIPSITAADAAASRVILAESQGHHVQFSGVEQALTEPDTNLLLFGKREARPGRRMGVALARGTQINEALAKADRCAAAVKVQVMD